Proteins from one Prosthecobacter sp. genomic window:
- a CDS encoding SDR family NAD(P)-dependent oxidoreductase — MPTLEHSAPPPSPATPITNKEGIAIIGIGCRFPGGVNDAESFWKLLEEGREGVCDVPADRWNVERFYDAEPGLVGKTVAKRGGFIEGIDQFDPQFFGISPREAPYIDPQQRLLLETAYEAIENAGLVLDLDKGTDIGVFVGISHNDYQGLQHTATDRAGISAHTPTGSAHSIAANRISYCLNLTGPSIAMDTACSSALTAVHVACEHILAGRCKTAMAGGVTVMITPDGFIGFSQAGMLSPEGKCKAFDASANGFVRGEGAGMVLMKRLSDAIADGDPIHAVIIGSAVNSDGHTNGISLPSPEAQAQLVRDACAVAGITPSQIDYVEAHGTGTAVGDPIEAHALAEALCANRTADAPLVIGSVKTNLGHLETASGVAGLVKAALVLKHGRIPASLHFETPNPNIDFTALKLRVPVVSEAFAKTGDLRLAGVNSFGFGGSNAHVILSEAPKQVPRAHVNADTGRAWPLTLSARSEEALRAAAWQLSVWLDDHSKLNGSSPLLPDLTYMLGARRNHHSHRLALTARTIGEMVQELSAFSTGQPGPRMRTAFTPRREQAARVVFVMSGQGPQWQGMGRELMQHEPVFKRMIEACDKAMRPWAKFSLLEELDLPEAESKMQRTEISQPAIFAMQMALAALWQSWGIQPAAVVGHSVGEVAAACVAGILTLDQAAKIIVYRGRFMDECSAAGGTMLAVGLNADEARALIARHDHTVSIAAFNGPRSLTLSGLKTSLEVIAAELESQGIFARFLQVSHPFHHAMMQPAADELKAALGQLTPHAETIPFFSTVTGQRLDGASCNANHWSRGVRQPVEFASAIGALSEFGVAAWLEIGAHPALVRSIQECLAESGAKTAIMASTRREREHESLLETAMDLHLAGVVLDFTALTPSRRHLDLPAYAWDKSRWWNESSDTREGRLAPGGRGLLDVRLSRATPTWITRLDNRHMAFLKDHRVENLIIFPAAGFVEMVLEAGVQLFEGKAFVIEDFEIRKPLILPDPPSGLLLELTYDLEERTFSIQSKFESGASWSTHVVGSMRGERTESSFSTSAWEASTLPNVGLDTFYGHMADMGLRYGEEFRPIRELSAGTGKSSGRVSLGAAIAPRAAEYPLHPVLFDGALQIFSAGAATIEGRTAGLRLPVRFARILFLRSPGASSLVRAGVKQANDEFVEGGIELFDESGKPCVRIDGFRAISVEGAKRTGKTGKGRDVTYHVAWEKRPTSPRAASPAPVALTRLHDVAQQALDEVLDMRGRGNLDAASAAGDKLTAAQVASGLRDMGAGCTEDEIFTAESLSVAESMRRSFEQLADNLVSLNLLTKEQGGYQTTPEFTEAADSASQLLSESLGKYPGHLPEALLCGATCADLGPIMRGEKEAVQVLFTSGGADLLDQFYGDGLVTSPWLAAIGSAVAEAARQLPEGRGLRILEIGAGTGGLASQVLPLIERGVHSYIFSDVSAAFFPAARQKLAAYPEVEFHTFDLEKLGNEQEFDLGSFDIILGTNVIHAVSDVRYALRNINHLLAPGGSLLFVDVATPHLWLNAVFGLTSGWWRFTDRDLRPHHPLLEREQWQKVLSETGFSETASLSGLIRSQGGESLIGLMARKPWSQPAAIAPAIVEAPAEKSWLVFADSSGLGENLATQLRLSGVRCRIAHRGTAFKSEGVDAFTLRAEAPEDWKHLLLACADEAPERFVFLWSLDETDPSADMLGTDGLFHLTQAIEIIHPTAKLHLDVITRGAQAIGRDHSIALAQAPSIGLMRVIANEHNNFTCRGIDLPSEASATDNALVWNELLQEDAEREIAFRGEARYVRRVTRGLEPREQVLDRNVPLRLESRERGLLDALRLVPFALPPCGAGEVVIEVKAAGMNFRDVLKALALYPAETADARIFGDEVAGVVKTVGAGVTHVKAGDRVFGLAVFGLATDSMARAGDVRLIPDGLSFEEAATLPVVFMTSWHALKTVAQLQPGERVLVHAGAGGVGMAAIQIAHHLGAEVIASAGSAAKRSLLTVLGVKHVIDSRRADFAEAVMEITDGKGVDVVLNALAAEAIPMGLSCLAQFGRFIEIGKRDIYQNSRIPLWPLRKNASFHVVAMDAIFSGDEKRTRQILETIAELVEQKALQPLPFRSFPACRIDSAFRLMAQGKHTGKVIVSFPEPFVARHGEPLVPAFEVKPDGTYLITGAFGGFGKVLAEWLADCGAKHLVLTSRNGAATPAAEAFLIKLRARGVDVEVVKADAGSQADVKRLLGDISSLGIPLRGVFHLAMAIDDAPMAALTRDRMIKVIAPKAHGAWLLHEGTLGMDLDCFVMFSSLASVFGNSAQANYAAANAFLDALAHHRQAIGLPALAINWGALGGEGYVARNERVAEYLALHGTTPLSPGEVVVLVESFLNAGATQALAMRVDWSKWRQSYRGGQESPLLERIYAAGVDAPETSGAKSDWRLKIESAAPADRTEVIGQAVRDVVGSVLRVKPEGLRFDQPLTDLGLDSLMAVEIENSIESSIGVALPPASLMRARTIGQIATLIAEHMGAAKGATPVPAVIVVEPAAAEDVDLDAISDEDLDQLLGADTPVDRPIHAEEAALLEVRA; from the coding sequence ATGCCTACACTCGAACATTCCGCTCCGCCGCCCTCGCCTGCAACGCCAATCACGAACAAGGAGGGCATCGCCATCATCGGGATCGGCTGTCGCTTCCCTGGTGGGGTGAATGACGCGGAGTCGTTCTGGAAGCTGCTCGAGGAAGGCCGTGAGGGGGTATGCGACGTGCCAGCGGATCGCTGGAATGTGGAGCGCTTTTATGATGCGGAGCCGGGGCTGGTGGGCAAGACCGTCGCCAAACGCGGCGGCTTTATCGAAGGGATTGACCAGTTTGATCCGCAGTTCTTTGGCATCTCGCCGCGTGAGGCGCCTTACATTGATCCCCAGCAACGTCTGCTGCTCGAAACGGCATATGAAGCGATCGAAAATGCCGGTTTGGTGCTCGATCTCGACAAAGGCACCGACATCGGCGTGTTCGTCGGCATCTCGCACAATGACTATCAGGGCTTGCAGCACACCGCCACGGATCGTGCGGGCATCAGCGCGCACACACCCACGGGCAGCGCACACAGCATCGCGGCGAACCGTATTTCCTATTGTTTGAATCTGACCGGTCCGAGCATCGCGATGGACACAGCGTGTTCATCCGCGCTGACGGCGGTGCATGTCGCCTGCGAGCACATTCTGGCGGGGCGTTGCAAAACGGCGATGGCCGGAGGTGTCACCGTGATGATCACGCCGGATGGCTTCATCGGTTTTTCGCAAGCCGGGATGCTGTCACCCGAAGGCAAGTGCAAGGCCTTCGATGCCTCGGCGAATGGCTTCGTGCGCGGTGAAGGCGCGGGGATGGTGCTCATGAAACGGCTCTCGGATGCCATCGCCGATGGTGATCCGATCCATGCGGTGATCATCGGCTCGGCGGTGAACTCGGATGGTCACACGAATGGCATCTCGCTGCCAAGTCCTGAAGCCCAGGCGCAGCTCGTGCGCGATGCCTGCGCGGTCGCCGGAATTACACCGTCACAAATTGACTATGTCGAAGCACATGGCACGGGCACGGCGGTGGGAGATCCCATCGAAGCTCATGCGCTAGCTGAGGCATTGTGTGCCAACCGCACGGCGGATGCTCCGCTGGTCATTGGCTCGGTGAAGACTAATCTTGGCCACTTGGAAACGGCATCCGGTGTGGCCGGACTGGTCAAGGCTGCGCTGGTGCTCAAGCATGGACGGATACCGGCCAGCCTGCATTTTGAAACACCGAATCCGAACATTGATTTCACGGCACTGAAGCTGCGCGTGCCGGTGGTGAGTGAAGCATTTGCGAAAACGGGCGATCTTCGTCTTGCTGGCGTCAATTCCTTCGGCTTTGGCGGTTCCAATGCGCATGTGATCCTGTCGGAGGCACCAAAACAGGTGCCGCGGGCGCATGTGAACGCTGACACAGGTCGCGCATGGCCTTTAACACTCTCCGCACGTTCGGAGGAGGCGCTGCGGGCCGCGGCATGGCAGTTGAGCGTGTGGCTGGATGATCATTCAAAGCTGAATGGCAGCTCGCCGCTGCTGCCGGACCTCACCTACATGCTCGGCGCTCGGCGCAACCATCACTCGCATCGCCTCGCGCTCACGGCGCGCACGATTGGCGAGATGGTGCAGGAACTCAGCGCCTTCTCGACCGGACAACCCGGTCCACGCATGCGCACCGCCTTCACGCCGCGCCGCGAACAGGCTGCGCGTGTTGTCTTTGTCATGAGCGGCCAAGGCCCGCAGTGGCAGGGCATGGGCCGCGAACTCATGCAGCATGAGCCGGTCTTCAAACGCATGATAGAGGCCTGTGACAAGGCCATGCGTCCATGGGCCAAGTTCTCACTGCTGGAAGAACTGGATCTACCCGAAGCCGAGTCGAAGATGCAGCGCACCGAGATCTCGCAACCTGCGATCTTCGCCATGCAGATGGCGCTCGCGGCGCTCTGGCAGTCATGGGGCATTCAGCCCGCCGCAGTCGTGGGCCACAGTGTGGGTGAAGTGGCGGCTGCCTGTGTGGCAGGCATTCTGACGCTCGATCAAGCCGCAAAGATCATCGTGTATCGCGGGCGTTTCATGGATGAATGCTCAGCGGCGGGTGGCACCATGCTCGCCGTCGGCTTGAACGCGGATGAGGCGCGGGCGCTCATCGCCCGGCATGATCACACGGTGAGCATCGCCGCGTTCAACGGCCCGCGTTCACTCACGCTGTCGGGATTGAAGACTTCTCTGGAGGTCATCGCCGCCGAATTGGAGTCGCAGGGCATTTTCGCACGCTTCCTGCAGGTGAGTCATCCCTTCCATCATGCGATGATGCAGCCCGCCGCCGATGAGTTGAAAGCGGCGCTGGGCCAACTCACACCACACGCCGAAACGATTCCGTTCTTCAGCACCGTCACGGGTCAGCGTCTCGATGGAGCGTCTTGCAATGCGAACCACTGGTCACGCGGCGTGCGGCAGCCCGTCGAGTTTGCCTCAGCGATTGGCGCACTATCGGAATTTGGTGTCGCTGCCTGGCTGGAAATCGGCGCGCATCCTGCCTTGGTGCGTTCGATTCAGGAATGCCTCGCGGAAAGTGGCGCGAAGACCGCCATCATGGCCTCAACACGGCGCGAACGTGAACACGAGTCTTTGCTCGAAACGGCGATGGACCTGCATCTTGCCGGTGTGGTGCTCGATTTCACCGCGCTCACGCCATCGCGGCGGCATTTGGATCTGCCCGCCTATGCATGGGACAAGAGCCGCTGGTGGAATGAGTCCAGCGACACGCGCGAAGGCCGTCTGGCCCCCGGTGGTCGCGGGCTGCTCGATGTGCGGTTGTCACGCGCCACACCGACGTGGATCACGCGGCTGGACAACCGCCACATGGCCTTCCTGAAAGATCATCGTGTCGAAAACCTCATCATCTTTCCAGCCGCAGGCTTTGTCGAGATGGTGCTCGAAGCCGGTGTGCAGTTGTTTGAGGGCAAAGCCTTCGTCATCGAAGACTTCGAGATTCGCAAGCCGCTCATCCTGCCCGATCCGCCGTCCGGCCTGCTGCTGGAGCTGACGTATGATCTCGAGGAGCGCACGTTCTCGATTCAGAGCAAATTTGAAAGCGGAGCCTCATGGTCCACGCATGTCGTGGGCTCGATGCGCGGCGAGCGCACCGAGTCATCCTTCTCCACGTCGGCTTGGGAGGCATCCACTTTGCCAAACGTCGGCCTCGATACCTTCTACGGTCACATGGCCGACATGGGCCTGCGCTACGGCGAGGAGTTCCGACCCATTCGCGAGTTGTCGGCGGGCACTGGCAAGTCCTCAGGTCGCGTATCGTTGGGCGCTGCGATTGCACCGCGTGCGGCCGAGTATCCGCTGCATCCCGTGCTCTTTGATGGCGCGCTGCAAATCTTCTCCGCTGGTGCCGCAACGATTGAAGGCCGCACGGCTGGACTTCGACTCCCCGTGCGTTTTGCCCGCATCTTGTTCCTGCGTTCGCCAGGGGCATCCAGTCTCGTGCGTGCCGGTGTGAAGCAGGCCAACGATGAGTTCGTCGAAGGCGGCATCGAACTCTTTGACGAATCCGGCAAGCCCTGCGTGCGCATCGACGGCTTCCGCGCCATCAGCGTGGAAGGAGCCAAGCGCACGGGCAAAACCGGCAAAGGCCGCGATGTGACTTACCATGTGGCTTGGGAAAAACGTCCCACGAGTCCACGAGCCGCTTCACCTGCTCCCGTGGCCTTGACCCGACTGCATGATGTGGCGCAGCAAGCGCTGGATGAAGTGCTCGACATGCGCGGACGTGGCAATCTGGATGCCGCCAGTGCCGCAGGCGACAAACTTACCGCCGCACAAGTCGCGAGCGGCCTGCGAGACATGGGCGCTGGCTGCACCGAGGATGAAATCTTCACCGCCGAGTCACTGAGCGTGGCAGAGTCCATGCGTCGATCGTTTGAGCAACTGGCAGACAACTTGGTGTCATTGAATCTGCTCACGAAGGAGCAAGGTGGCTATCAAACCACGCCCGAGTTCACCGAAGCAGCAGACAGCGCGTCTCAACTGCTTAGCGAGAGCCTCGGCAAGTATCCAGGCCATCTGCCGGAGGCCTTGCTCTGTGGTGCCACCTGCGCGGACCTCGGCCCCATCATGCGCGGGGAAAAAGAGGCTGTGCAGGTCTTGTTCACCAGCGGTGGCGCTGATTTGCTCGATCAATTCTATGGCGATGGCCTCGTCACAAGTCCCTGGCTAGCCGCCATCGGTAGCGCGGTGGCGGAGGCTGCGCGTCAGCTTCCTGAAGGACGCGGCCTGCGCATTCTGGAGATCGGCGCAGGCACTGGCGGCCTTGCTTCACAGGTGCTACCGCTCATCGAGCGTGGCGTGCATTCGTATATCTTTAGTGATGTTTCCGCAGCCTTCTTTCCCGCTGCGCGTCAAAAGCTGGCCGCTTATCCCGAAGTCGAGTTTCATACCTTCGATCTCGAAAAACTCGGCAACGAGCAGGAATTCGATCTCGGCTCCTTCGACATCATTCTCGGCACCAACGTCATCCATGCCGTCAGCGACGTGCGCTATGCGCTGCGCAATATCAATCACCTCCTCGCTCCCGGCGGCAGCTTGCTCTTTGTCGATGTCGCCACGCCTCATTTGTGGCTGAACGCCGTCTTCGGCCTCACCAGCGGCTGGTGGCGCTTCACGGATCGCGATCTGCGTCCGCATCATCCGCTGCTGGAGCGCGAGCAATGGCAGAAAGTGCTCAGTGAAACCGGTTTCAGCGAAACCGCATCACTCTCGGGTCTGATCCGCTCCCAAGGCGGCGAAAGCCTCATCGGCCTCATGGCCCGCAAGCCATGGAGTCAGCCAGCCGCGATTGCGCCAGCTATTGTCGAAGCACCTGCCGAGAAGTCCTGGCTCGTCTTCGCTGATTCGTCCGGTCTTGGCGAAAACCTCGCCACGCAACTCCGCCTCAGTGGTGTGCGCTGCCGCATCGCACATCGTGGCACTGCCTTCAAATCAGAAGGAGTGGATGCATTCACCCTACGGGCCGAAGCACCCGAAGATTGGAAGCACCTGCTGCTAGCCTGCGCCGATGAAGCCCCTGAGCGCTTTGTCTTCCTGTGGAGTCTCGATGAAACCGATCCGAGTGCAGACATGCTCGGCACCGATGGTTTATTCCATCTGACTCAGGCAATCGAAATCATTCATCCAACCGCCAAACTGCACCTGGATGTCATCACACGCGGCGCACAAGCCATCGGACGTGATCATTCCATCGCCCTGGCACAAGCTCCATCCATCGGCCTGATGCGAGTGATCGCCAACGAGCACAACAACTTCACCTGCCGTGGTATTGATCTGCCCTCTGAGGCCTCAGCCACCGACAACGCGCTGGTTTGGAACGAACTGCTTCAAGAAGACGCCGAGCGCGAAATCGCCTTCCGTGGCGAGGCACGTTATGTGAGGCGCGTCACTCGCGGCTTGGAGCCAAGAGAGCAGGTTTTGGATCGCAACGTGCCGCTGAGGCTCGAATCCCGTGAGCGCGGGCTGCTTGATGCGTTGCGTCTTGTTCCCTTCGCACTGCCGCCTTGTGGCGCAGGCGAGGTGGTGATTGAAGTGAAGGCCGCAGGCATGAACTTCCGCGATGTGCTCAAGGCGCTCGCACTTTATCCCGCCGAGACAGCCGATGCGCGCATCTTTGGCGATGAAGTGGCCGGCGTGGTGAAAACTGTCGGCGCTGGCGTCACGCATGTGAAGGCCGGTGACCGCGTGTTTGGCCTCGCAGTCTTCGGCCTTGCCACGGACTCAATGGCACGGGCTGGTGATGTGCGCCTCATCCCAGACGGCTTGTCGTTTGAAGAAGCAGCGACGCTGCCTGTGGTCTTCATGACCTCCTGGCATGCTTTGAAAACTGTGGCGCAGTTGCAGCCGGGCGAGCGTGTGCTCGTTCATGCAGGCGCAGGCGGCGTGGGCATGGCGGCGATTCAAATCGCGCATCATCTCGGCGCGGAAGTCATCGCCAGTGCGGGCAGTGCGGCCAAGCGCTCGCTGCTCACCGTCCTCGGCGTGAAGCACGTCATTGATTCGCGTCGCGCTGACTTTGCGGAAGCCGTGATGGAAATCACCGATGGCAAAGGTGTGGATGTGGTGCTGAACGCGCTCGCCGCCGAAGCCATCCCAATGGGTCTCTCATGCCTCGCACAATTCGGGCGATTCATCGAGATTGGCAAGCGCGACATCTATCAAAACAGCCGCATCCCGCTCTGGCCCTTGCGGAAGAACGCTTCTTTCCATGTCGTCGCGATGGACGCGATCTTCAGTGGCGATGAAAAGCGCACGCGCCAGATCTTGGAAACCATTGCTGAATTGGTCGAACAAAAGGCGCTGCAACCGCTGCCGTTCCGCTCGTTCCCAGCCTGCCGAATCGACTCCGCCTTCCGCCTGATGGCGCAGGGCAAACACACCGGCAAAGTCATCGTGTCCTTCCCCGAGCCTTTTGTGGCAAGGCATGGCGAACCTCTGGTTCCCGCGTTTGAAGTAAAGCCGGATGGCACTTACCTGATCACCGGTGCTTTTGGCGGCTTTGGCAAAGTGCTGGCCGAATGGCTTGCAGACTGTGGTGCCAAACATCTCGTGCTCACCAGCCGCAACGGCGCTGCCACACCTGCGGCGGAAGCCTTCCTGATCAAGCTGCGTGCTCGCGGCGTCGATGTGGAAGTCGTGAAGGCCGATGCTGGATCACAGGCCGACGTGAAGCGTCTGCTGGGAGATATTTCATCACTCGGTATCCCTTTGAGAGGTGTGTTTCATCTCGCCATGGCCATTGATGACGCGCCCATGGCAGCGCTCACTCGTGATCGCATGATCAAGGTGATCGCGCCGAAAGCACATGGCGCCTGGTTGCTGCATGAAGGCACGCTGGGCATGGACTTGGACTGCTTCGTGATGTTCTCCTCCCTGGCGAGTGTCTTTGGCAACTCCGCGCAGGCCAACTATGCCGCCGCGAACGCCTTCCTCGATGCGCTCGCACATCATCGTCAAGCCATCGGCCTGCCTGCGCTCGCGATCAACTGGGGCGCGCTCGGAGGCGAAGGCTATGTGGCCCGCAACGAACGCGTGGCCGAATATCTGGCCCTGCACGGCACCACGCCGCTGTCACCCGGCGAAGTCGTCGTGCTGGTGGAGTCCTTCCTGAATGCCGGAGCCACGCAAGCGCTGGCGATGCGTGTGGACTGGTCGAAGTGGCGTCAATCCTACCGTGGCGGCCAGGAAAGCCCGCTGCTGGAGCGCATCTACGCCGCTGGTGTTGATGCACCGGAAACAAGCGGTGCCAAAAGCGACTGGCGGCTCAAGATCGAGTCCGCCGCGCCCGCAGATCGCACCGAAGTCATCGGCCAGGCCGTGCGCGATGTCGTGGGTTCCGTCTTGCGTGTGAAACCCGAAGGCCTCCGCTTTGACCAGCCTCTCACCGACCTCGGCCTCGATTCGCTGATGGCCGTCGAAATCGAAAACTCCATCGAAAGCTCCATCGGCGTCGCTTTGCCGCCCGCCAGCCTGATGCGCGCCCGCACCATCGGCCAGATCGCGACCTTGATCGCCGAGCACATGGGCGCGGCCAAAGGTGCCACGCCTGTTCCCGCAGTGATCGTTGTGGAACCAGCGGCGGCTGAAGATGTGGATCTCGATGCGATTTCCGACGAGGACTTGGATCAGTTGCTCGGTGCCGACACCCCTGTGGACCGCCCCATTCATGCCGAGGAGGCAGCCTTGCTGGAGGTGCGCGCGTGA